The proteins below are encoded in one region of Triticum aestivum cultivar Chinese Spring chromosome 1B, IWGSC CS RefSeq v2.1, whole genome shotgun sequence:
- the LOC123111119 gene encoding F-box/FBD/LRR-repeat protein At3g26920: MNRTVAAIPAVRKTEAEAQVAAPAPKRLASAGTAGRRPRKRIREDKLVSDGDLISHGDLISKLPDDILGTIISLLPTKDGARTQAIARRWRPLWRLAPLNLHASYHLCSKQFKSLSVVSRILSDHPGPARRFVFSLVRLHKAKKRHAEESAQIENWFHSRALRNLKELDISFDLLDYVHEKLYPLPSSVFCLAPTLLVATIGFCKFPKEITHSLSFPLLKQLNLRRVSICQDVFHGVLSACHLLESLELQEICDTNCLRISSATLRSVSLCACFAAKGELFIEDAPLLERLLLPCPREGRETIRIIKAPKLEILGLLSPRISQTEIANVVFQRNNTIATVKVLALEFPVPDLNAVIDVLRCFPCLEKLHVIWEKYLNIGMKNARQYDPLDPVKGLDTHLKKLVLKNYEGSEQDVGFAKFFILNAKVLKELKFGVSHRINKQWVADQYRLLEMENRASRGAQLEFIQNDYGSSLDAHDLSTADPF, translated from the exons ATGAACAGGACGGTGGCGGCGATACCCGCGGtcaggaagacggaggcggaggctCAGGTGGCGGCGCCCGCACCCAAGAGGCTCGCTTCCGCCGGAACCGCCGGGCGCAGGCCCCGGAAGCGGATCCGCGAGGATAAGCTTGTCAGCGACGGGGATCTCATCAGCCATGGCGATCTCATCAGCAAACTCCCCGATGACATCCTCGGcaccatcatctccctcctccccaccAAAGACGGCGCCCGCACGCAGGCCATCGCTCGCAGATGGCGCCCTCTCTGGCGCTTAGCGCCTCTCAACCTCCACGCCTCCTACCACCTCTGCTCCAAACAGTTCAAGAGCCTCTCCGTCGTCTCCAGGATCCTCTCCGACCACCCTGGACCTGCCCGCCGTTTCGTCTTCAGCCTCGTCCGCCTCCACAAAGCGAAAAAAAGGCACGCCGAGGAATCCGCTCAGATCGAGAACTGGTTCCACTCCCGAGCCCTCAGAAACCTTAAGGAGCTCGACATCAGCTTCGACCTCTTGGACTATGTACATGAGAAGCTTTATCCGCTGCCCTCATCAGTGTTCTGCTTAGCACCAACTCTCCTCGTGGCCACAATCGGCTTCTGCAAATTCCCAAAGGAGATCACTCATTCGCTTAGTTTTCCGTTGCTCAAGCAGCTCAACCTGCGGCGCGTTTCCATCTGCCAGGATGTCTTCCATGGGGTGCTCTCTGCCTGCCATCTGTTGGAGTCGCTTGAATTGCAGGAAATTTGTGATACGAATTGCTTGCGCATTAGCTCGGCAACTCTTAGGAGTGTGAGCCTCTGCGCTTGTTTTGCAGCCAAAGGAGAATTGTTCATTGAAGACGCACCTCTCCTTGAAAGGCTGCTACTACCTTGTCCGCGCGAAGGGCGTGAGACTATTCGGATAATCAAGGCACCTAAACTGGAGATACTGGGCCTTTTGTCTCCCCGCATCTCCCAAACTGAGATTGCTAATGTAGTCTTCCAG AGGAATAATACGATAGCCACAGTGAAGGTTCTGGCTCTCGAGTTCCCGGTCCCTGATTTGAATGCTGTTATTGACGTCTTAAGATGCTTCCCGTGCTTGGAAAAGCTTCATGTCATT TGGGAGAAATACTTGAACATAGGTATGAAAAATGCACGTCAGTATGACCCACTAGATCCGGTCAAAGGCCTTGATACCCATCTAAAAAAACTGGTATTGAAAAATTATGAGGGCAGTGAGCAAGATGTTGGCTTTGCCAAGTTCTTTATTTTGAACGCAAAAGTGCTCAAGGAACTCAAATTTGGAGTCAGTCATAGGATCAACAAACAATGGGTGGCTGATCAATACAGGCTGCTAGAAATGGAAAATAGAGCTTCTCGGGGCGCTCAATTGGAATTCATACAAAATGATTATGGGTCGTCTTTGGATGCCCATGATTTGTCAACTGCCGATCCCTTTTAA